A genomic region of Methanothermobacter sp. CaT2 contains the following coding sequences:
- a CDS encoding energy-converting hydrogenase A, subunit R → MIALNRVFVTDCEGPISLNDNAFEAAAHFIPDGDRFFRKVSEFDDILADEIRRPGYNAGDTLKLIVPFLIAHGVTDEKLREFSERTLRLVPGADETLKLAGRLMPSYIVSTSYRHYIEALCRHLDFSLENTRHTTLTLDVEIPPEEREMLMRLTEDVIEGDFEDLDEIFFHIIPGMEAGKILHGVKTVGGDGKRVALMEILSELELPPESAMYVGDSITDVEPLRELNGRGLAVSFNGNRYALREAEVAVISTDSRALTPLIDLHSRFGRNYILEFIRAYSENPERALESFRIDFRVVDEFRRVFREEYPIITLIDDPEDLLDASMEVRKNIRGEDVGSLG, encoded by the coding sequence ATGATAGCCTTGAATAGGGTTTTCGTAACAGACTGCGAGGGTCCCATCTCCCTCAACGATAACGCCTTTGAAGCCGCAGCCCACTTCATCCCCGACGGTGACAGGTTCTTCAGGAAGGTGAGCGAATTTGATGATATACTGGCCGACGAGATCAGGAGGCCTGGCTACAATGCAGGGGACACCCTCAAACTGATAGTACCATTCCTCATAGCCCACGGAGTCACCGATGAGAAGCTTAGGGAGTTCTCAGAGAGGACCCTCAGGCTGGTTCCGGGGGCTGATGAAACCCTGAAACTTGCAGGGAGGCTCATGCCATCCTACATCGTGAGCACAAGCTACAGACACTACATCGAGGCCCTCTGCAGGCACCTTGACTTTTCCCTGGAGAACACCAGGCACACCACCCTCACCCTTGATGTTGAGATCCCCCCTGAGGAGAGGGAGATGCTCATGAGGCTCACTGAGGATGTGATCGAGGGGGACTTTGAGGACCTGGATGAGATATTCTTCCACATCATACCCGGTATGGAGGCCGGGAAGATACTCCATGGGGTGAAGACCGTTGGAGGGGACGGTAAGAGGGTTGCCCTCATGGAGATCCTCTCTGAACTTGAACTACCCCCTGAATCCGCCATGTACGTGGGTGACAGCATAACCGATGTTGAACCACTCAGGGAACTCAATGGGAGGGGCCTTGCGGTGTCCTTCAACGGTAACCGCTACGCCCTCAGGGAGGCAGAGGTGGCGGTCATCTCCACCGACTCAAGGGCCCTGACCCCACTGATAGACCTCCACTCAAGGTTCGGGAGGAACTACATCTTGGAATTCATCAGGGCCTACTCTGAAAACCCTGAAAGGGCCCTTGAATCATTCAGGATAGACTTCAGAGTGGTGGATGAGTTCAGGAGGGTGTTCAGGGAGGAATACCCCATCATAACTCTCATCGATGACCCCGAAGACCTCCTGGACGCAAGCATGGAGGTCAGAAAGAACATCCGGGGGGAGGACGTCGGATCCCTCGGCTGA
- a CDS encoding formylmethanofuran--tetrahydromethanopterin N-formyltransferase: MEINGTLIEDTFSEAFTGRCVRATITARDMETVRRAALDATATPGAVIGRVEGGVESFLTGDETPDGRPGAMVQFYYALDDMEKFQVELSYRIRQDILVKPFTALYSSTPDPDGYMDMMKHVGHCGDGYEWVEDFNGREMINVPVAVPDFKIESRMGYREAIMGANFWYMCRDPDTVLEAGRAAIRAIEGVEGVVTPFDICSAASKPETNYPWIGPTTNHPYCPSLKEVLGDESRVPEGVGYIPEIVINGLTIEALEEAMRVGIEAVCRYDGVLRVSAGNYGGKLGDHRIELHGVLG; the protein is encoded by the coding sequence ATGGAGATTAATGGAACACTGATTGAGGATACATTCTCTGAGGCCTTCACAGGGAGATGTGTGAGGGCCACCATAACCGCCCGTGACATGGAGACCGTGAGGAGGGCGGCCCTTGATGCAACCGCAACCCCGGGTGCAGTCATAGGGCGGGTTGAGGGTGGTGTTGAATCCTTCCTGACAGGGGATGAAACACCCGACGGCAGACCCGGAGCCATGGTCCAGTTCTACTATGCCCTGGATGACATGGAGAAATTCCAGGTGGAACTGTCCTACAGGATAAGGCAGGACATACTGGTGAAGCCCTTCACAGCCCTCTACAGCTCCACACCCGACCCTGATGGATACATGGATATGATGAAGCATGTGGGACACTGCGGTGATGGCTATGAATGGGTGGAGGACTTCAATGGCCGTGAAATGATCAACGTACCAGTAGCCGTCCCTGACTTCAAAATAGAATCAAGGATGGGGTACAGGGAGGCCATCATGGGGGCCAACTTCTGGTACATGTGCAGGGACCCCGACACGGTACTGGAGGCTGGGAGGGCCGCCATAAGGGCCATAGAGGGGGTTGAGGGTGTTGTGACACCCTTCGACATCTGCTCCGCGGCATCAAAGCCAGAGACAAATTACCCCTGGATAGGACCCACCACAAACCACCCCTACTGCCCCAGCCTGAAGGAGGTGCTCGGTGACGAGTCCAGGGTCCCTGAGGGCGTCGGGTACATACCAGAGATAGTCATAAACGGCCTGACAATCGAGGCCCTTGAGGAGGCCATGAGGGTCGGGATAGAGGCTGTCTGCAGGTACGATGGGGTCCTGAGGGTATCAGCAGGTAACTATGGCGGTAAACTGGGGGACCACAGGATAGAACTCCACGGTGTTCTTGGATGA
- a CDS encoding carbohydrate kinase family protein, whose product MRFDAVGLGALNMDQLHMVERIAGPDEETFVRGLVESCGGSAANTMIGLSRLGLRTAHIGKVADDREGGLLRSNLSSEGVTDFTVVSDTGRSGRVMGFVDPEGNRALYVDPGVNDTLRVDEVAEEALNTELLHLTSFAGNGINVQVDVIEALDRSVTVSLDPGHLYASRGVSELSDILERTEILLTNQRELELMTGTGDPEEAASLLGIGVVVVKMGARGVMAWDGESVMVDALSTECVDTTGAGDAFNAGFLYAWLKGFGLEVSCRFGNYIASRCIGGYGATASLPGAEALDVLRSYAEVDDSCDE is encoded by the coding sequence ATGAGGTTCGATGCGGTGGGCCTTGGAGCCCTCAACATGGACCAGCTCCACATGGTTGAGAGGATAGCAGGCCCTGATGAGGAGACCTTCGTGAGGGGTCTGGTCGAATCATGTGGGGGCTCAGCAGCCAACACCATGATAGGGCTCTCAAGGCTCGGTCTCAGGACAGCCCACATAGGCAAGGTCGCCGATGACAGGGAGGGAGGACTCCTCAGGAGTAACCTCTCATCTGAGGGGGTCACGGATTTCACCGTCGTGTCGGATACAGGTAGAAGCGGCCGTGTGATGGGTTTCGTCGACCCAGAGGGTAACAGGGCCCTCTACGTTGATCCAGGGGTCAACGACACACTCAGGGTGGATGAGGTGGCTGAAGAGGCCCTCAACACTGAACTGCTGCACCTCACATCCTTTGCAGGTAATGGCATAAATGTCCAGGTGGACGTGATTGAGGCACTGGACAGATCCGTGACCGTCAGCCTGGATCCAGGGCACCTATACGCCTCAAGGGGAGTATCTGAGCTTTCAGATATCCTTGAGCGCACTGAAATCCTCCTCACAAACCAGAGGGAACTTGAGCTGATGACAGGGACAGGTGACCCTGAGGAGGCAGCATCACTCCTGGGGATAGGGGTGGTTGTGGTTAAGATGGGGGCCCGAGGCGTCATGGCATGGGACGGCGAGTCTGTGATGGTGGATGCACTGAGCACCGAATGTGTTGATACGACAGGGGCCGGTGACGCCTTCAATGCCGGTTTCCTCTACGCCTGGCTCAAGGGCTTTGGCCTTGAGGTTTCATGCCGCTTTGGGAACTACATAGCATCACGTTGCATCGGGGGATACGGTGCCACAGCTTCTCTCCCCGGGGCTGAGGCCCTTGATGTCCTCAGGAGCTACGCTGAGGTTGATGATTCCTGTGATGAATAA
- a CDS encoding 4Fe-4S binding protein — MDIIFKKKLEDLRRDVALKSMDLEESPGDVDVELESCRVLDKFIDITPKCVRCNLCFEECPVDAISGSSASKPARILENCVKCEICAQTCPVRCINVVESTATIGDEDVTYNLEYVRIPHRLLRMKNIEVTDRCTACGTCTRFCPTGAIQLDQQTAVVDESICIGCGACVNVCPSDAVELERELGPVIETRRLLVDQDACVECLVCEENCPTGAIRIEDGEVVVDKDKCILCEVCSTRCPVAALKLERLADES, encoded by the coding sequence ATGGATATCATCTTTAAGAAGAAACTGGAGGACCTCCGGAGGGATGTTGCATTAAAGTCGATGGACCTTGAGGAGAGCCCTGGGGACGTTGATGTGGAACTTGAAAGCTGCAGGGTTCTGGACAAATTCATAGACATAACACCGAAGTGTGTAAGGTGCAATCTCTGTTTCGAGGAGTGCCCTGTGGATGCCATATCAGGATCATCAGCATCAAAACCTGCAAGGATACTTGAAAACTGTGTTAAATGTGAGATATGCGCCCAGACCTGCCCTGTGAGGTGCATAAACGTTGTTGAGAGCACAGCCACCATCGGTGATGAGGACGTGACCTACAACCTGGAATACGTCAGGATCCCCCACCGTCTACTCCGGATGAAGAACATAGAGGTCACAGATAGATGCACCGCATGCGGGACCTGCACCAGGTTCTGCCCCACAGGCGCAATTCAGCTGGATCAGCAGACTGCGGTGGTCGATGAATCCATCTGCATTGGCTGCGGGGCCTGCGTCAACGTCTGCCCCTCAGATGCGGTGGAACTTGAGAGGGAACTGGGTCCTGTGATTGAGACCAGGCGGCTCCTGGTTGATCAGGATGCATGCGTCGAGTGCCTTGTCTGTGAGGAGAACTGTCCCACCGGGGCCATAAGGATTGAGGATGGAGAGGTTGTGGTTGATAAGGATAAATGCATTCTATGTGAGGTTTGTTCCACAAGGTGTCCTGTGGCAGCACTGAAACTGGAGAGGTTGGCAGATGAAAGTTAA
- a CDS encoding HPP family protein, with the protein MKVKEIMDKEFIAVSPEDRVVDVSLKMEETRKFTTPVVDGDGKLVGWVTSFDVMRGLRDGLELVSDIMQPPERIVHVNENDPARLAVLKTAHHKLVSIPVLDDDGRVVGVVRSFDIVETLSQLYEIKVYKIFEAMNEELKGVSWDELMEAAAIITRRRTGKRIKPKEYEERIRNSTFGEAIWATGGLEKFFVGLIAIGELVIARKIARARK; encoded by the coding sequence ATGAAAGTTAAGGAGATTATGGATAAGGAGTTTATAGCAGTCTCCCCTGAGGATCGGGTTGTTGATGTCTCATTGAAGATGGAGGAGACACGTAAGTTCACAACACCCGTTGTTGATGGGGATGGAAAGCTCGTTGGATGGGTTACAAGCTTTGACGTGATGAGGGGACTCCGGGATGGACTTGAACTTGTCTCTGACATCATGCAGCCACCGGAGAGGATAGTTCATGTAAATGAGAACGACCCGGCCAGGCTCGCCGTCCTCAAGACAGCCCATCACAAACTGGTGAGCATCCCTGTCCTGGATGATGATGGAAGGGTTGTGGGGGTTGTCAGGTCCTTTGACATCGTTGAGACCCTCTCCCAGCTCTATGAGATCAAGGTCTACAAGATATTTGAGGCCATGAACGAGGAGCTCAAGGGTGTGAGCTGGGATGAACTCATGGAGGCCGCTGCCATAATAACGAGGAGGCGCACCGGTAAGAGGATAAAACCGAAGGAGTATGAGGAGAGGATCCGGAATTCGACCTTCGGTGAGGCTATATGGGCAACAGGGGGCCTTGAAAAATTCTTTGTAGGTCTGATAGCTATAGGTGAACTTGTCATTGCAAGGAAGATTGCAAGGGCAAGGAAATAA
- a CDS encoding nucleotidyltransferase domain-containing protein — MEIKVFEKLVEFFVEKEEVDLAYLFGSTSRGDKGKLGDFDIGVLLQEPPQEHGRLQFHLKLLDDLVSLLKADKVDLIIMNDAPLSLNYNIIKEGILLKDDEEKRIRFEKNIMSEYLDRKYYMDRHARIAINGIARQGLI, encoded by the coding sequence ATGGAGATTAAAGTGTTCGAAAAACTCGTGGAATTTTTTGTAGAGAAGGAGGAGGTGGATTTGGCCTACCTTTTTGGCTCCACTTCCAGAGGGGATAAGGGGAAACTGGGCGATTTTGACATTGGAGTTCTACTACAAGAACCCCCCCAAGAACACGGGAGGTTACAGTTTCACTTGAAATTGCTTGATGATCTTGTATCCCTGCTTAAAGCAGATAAGGTTGATCTGATTATCATGAATGATGCGCCACTATCCTTAAATTATAATATCATAAAGGAGGGAATACTCCTGAAAGATGATGAGGAAAAAAGGATAAGGTTTGAGAAAAATATCATGTCAGAATATCTGGATAGGAAGTATTATATGGACAGGCATGCGAGAATAGCCATCAATGGGATAGCCCGCCAGGGATTAATATGA
- a CDS encoding DUF86 domain-containing protein: MKNEISSKLERLGEYLKILKGYQSHTLEDLKNDVTLRGAVERYLEVSIESCLDIGEMIISKERARKPETYREVIEILGEIGVLPEDFVDKFAPAAGFRNILVHMYAEIDIERVYGYLQNNLDDINNFARFIAEYLKKS, encoded by the coding sequence ATGAAAAATGAGATCTCATCAAAATTGGAAAGATTGGGAGAATACCTGAAAATATTGAAGGGTTATCAATCCCATACCCTGGAAGATCTGAAAAATGATGTCACGTTAAGGGGAGCTGTTGAAAGATACCTGGAGGTTTCCATAGAATCCTGCCTTGATATTGGAGAAATGATCATATCAAAAGAAAGAGCCAGAAAACCAGAAACCTACAGAGAGGTAATAGAGATACTCGGGGAGATAGGAGTTTTACCAGAGGATTTTGTGGACAAATTCGCCCCAGCTGCAGGTTTCAGAAACATACTGGTTCATATGTACGCAGAAATAGACATTGAAAGGGTCTATGGATACCTGCAAAACAACCTGGATGATATAAACAATTTTGCAAGGTTCATCGCAGAATACCTTAAAAAATCATGA
- a CDS encoding cation-translocating P-type ATPase has protein sequence MGCECSSCSSDDGNEILVMVASASLLAAGILPGIHGSMISILLLFAAIVAAGYRIFPAAVRSVLRGHFTVHLLILIAVTGAIALGDYTEAALVTVLYQIAEYLEEYAHRRSHRSVESLIKLRPRTARVLDGGERIMGVEDVEEGSTIGVKPGETVPLDGTVTRGTSNVDQSSITGESIPVTVGEGDEVFAGTQNIDGYLEVRVTRTAGATVLAGVIETVRRSALRRSRRERFIERFASIYTPTVIGLAALTAIIPVIAGADPFTWIYRALVLLVISCPCALLISTPVAMVSGMTAAARRGILVKGSEFLEKMASAGCIIFDKTGTLTEGKPEVIAVEPEERRDEILRIAASLEMKSGHPIAEAIVESYGGRTLDVTDFRSIPGRGVSGYIDGVRYTLGSPELAGGESMGGTEVHLAGPEGVIGIIRLRDRIRRSAGRITESLRERGIGTMMLTGDSEDAAAAVAAEIGADRYRGNLLPEDKMRIIGELSSVGVTVMVGDGVNDAPALAAADVGIAMGVRGSDVALETADITLVEDDLERIDELIDISRRTMGTIKVNTGLTAAVKLSLAALSVTGLVPLWVAVAVGDMGLSLFVITSSLLIAGV, from the coding sequence ATGGGATGTGAATGCAGCTCATGTTCATCAGATGATGGTAACGAAATACTGGTTATGGTAGCATCAGCCTCACTTCTTGCAGCAGGGATACTCCCTGGTATCCATGGAAGCATGATATCAATTCTCCTCCTTTTTGCCGCGATTGTAGCAGCAGGATACAGGATATTTCCGGCAGCAGTCAGGTCAGTACTCAGGGGCCACTTCACGGTGCACCTTCTAATACTCATCGCAGTCACCGGCGCCATAGCACTGGGTGACTACACTGAAGCAGCCCTTGTAACAGTCCTGTACCAGATTGCAGAGTACCTCGAGGAGTACGCCCACAGAAGATCACATAGATCCGTGGAGTCCCTCATAAAACTCAGACCCAGAACCGCAAGGGTCCTTGATGGAGGGGAGAGGATCATGGGGGTTGAGGATGTTGAGGAGGGAAGCACCATAGGTGTGAAACCAGGGGAGACTGTACCCCTCGATGGAACCGTTACCAGGGGGACCTCAAATGTCGACCAGTCCAGCATAACAGGTGAGTCCATCCCGGTTACCGTGGGGGAGGGTGACGAGGTATTCGCAGGTACGCAGAACATTGACGGGTACCTGGAGGTCAGGGTTACAAGGACCGCGGGGGCAACCGTCCTTGCAGGGGTCATTGAAACCGTCAGGAGATCCGCCCTCAGGAGATCCCGCAGGGAACGATTCATTGAACGTTTCGCCTCAATCTACACACCCACAGTCATTGGTCTTGCAGCCCTCACAGCAATTATACCGGTAATCGCAGGAGCTGACCCGTTCACCTGGATATACCGGGCCCTGGTGCTCCTTGTCATCTCATGCCCCTGCGCCCTCCTCATATCAACGCCGGTCGCAATGGTCTCCGGGATGACCGCTGCAGCACGCAGGGGGATCCTTGTCAAGGGTTCAGAGTTCCTTGAGAAGATGGCCTCGGCAGGATGCATCATATTCGATAAAACAGGGACCCTCACCGAGGGAAAACCTGAGGTGATCGCTGTCGAGCCAGAGGAGAGGAGAGATGAGATACTCAGAATAGCAGCGTCCCTTGAGATGAAATCCGGGCACCCCATTGCAGAGGCCATAGTGGAATCCTACGGTGGCAGGACCCTTGATGTGACAGACTTCAGGTCCATCCCGGGTAGGGGTGTGTCAGGTTACATAGATGGAGTGAGGTACACCCTTGGAAGCCCTGAACTTGCAGGTGGAGAATCCATGGGAGGTACAGAGGTCCACCTCGCAGGACCCGAAGGTGTCATCGGCATCATAAGACTCAGGGACCGTATAAGGAGATCTGCAGGGAGGATCACAGAAAGCCTCAGGGAGCGGGGTATCGGGACCATGATGCTCACAGGTGACAGTGAGGACGCTGCAGCCGCGGTGGCAGCTGAGATCGGCGCTGACAGATACCGTGGAAACCTGTTACCAGAGGATAAGATGAGGATAATAGGTGAACTGAGCTCTGTGGGAGTTACGGTGATGGTGGGGGATGGTGTTAACGATGCCCCGGCACTGGCAGCGGCGGATGTGGGCATAGCCATGGGTGTCAGGGGATCAGATGTGGCCCTTGAAACCGCAGATATAACCCTGGTGGAGGACGACCTTGAGAGGATAGATGAACTCATTGACATCAGCAGGAGAACAATGGGGACCATAAAGGTTAACACAGGGTTAACCGCTGCAGTGAAGCTGTCCCTGGCCGCCCTCTCTGTCACTGGCCTTGTACCCCTCTGGGTTGCTGTTGCAGTGGGTGATATGGGCCTTTCACTCTTTGTCATAACAAGCAGTCTTCTTATTGCAGGGGTCTAG
- a CDS encoding transglutaminase family protein codes for MRYVCMLLACILLMNTAGYAVAADNTASMAGYTVEEQCSENNQCELMNESETGSADRGDQSTPSDPGENCNESCTQDADESRATESGGPLNVNGSSNSSASVAVNMENSTGTVRAAGDSAGITSVTIREAAADLVRYIETCGKLPATVSVGGQKLGTAQFLDLMLKDLLKLGGSRISLTLRTVGNAPNPSGSATGQLSKSAYLKVASSVLKFIDSNRRAPNYVSSAIGKISYDNLVYAVARILKFQSDNNRLPNYVIIKKISASTAPTASLRNRAENDPYTGESTSRYLAATANCQVNDPSIKSLAANLTAGLTGAWDKATAIFNWVRDRISYSFYYNTRYGATGTLKYRTGNCVDHSHLLVALFRAAGLAARYVHGTCTFTSGNTYGHVWVQVLVGDTWYAADATSSKNSLGAVNSWNTATANIKGIYASLPF; via the coding sequence ATGAGATATGTGTGCATGCTACTTGCATGCATACTCCTCATGAATACAGCAGGTTATGCAGTGGCAGCTGATAACACAGCATCCATGGCTGGATACACGGTGGAGGAACAGTGCTCAGAGAACAATCAATGTGAACTCATGAATGAAAGTGAAACAGGATCTGCAGATAGAGGGGATCAGAGCACACCCTCTGATCCAGGAGAGAACTGCAATGAATCCTGTACTCAAGATGCAGATGAAAGCAGGGCCACAGAATCTGGAGGTCCGCTGAATGTTAATGGCAGCAGCAATTCCTCAGCTTCAGTGGCTGTGAACATGGAGAACTCCACCGGCACAGTGAGGGCTGCAGGTGACAGCGCAGGCATAACGTCTGTGACCATCAGGGAAGCTGCAGCAGACCTGGTGAGGTACATCGAAACCTGCGGTAAACTCCCGGCGACAGTTTCAGTGGGAGGCCAGAAACTGGGTACTGCTCAGTTCCTCGACCTCATGCTGAAGGACCTTCTGAAACTTGGAGGGTCCAGGATCTCACTGACGCTGCGCACAGTTGGCAACGCACCGAACCCTTCAGGTTCAGCCACAGGACAGCTTTCAAAGTCAGCGTATCTCAAAGTGGCATCCAGTGTACTTAAATTCATAGACAGCAACAGGAGAGCACCCAACTACGTGAGTTCGGCCATAGGAAAGATATCCTATGACAACCTCGTCTACGCAGTTGCAAGGATCCTCAAATTCCAGAGTGACAACAATAGATTACCAAACTATGTCATCATCAAGAAGATCAGTGCATCAACAGCACCCACAGCATCACTCAGGAACAGAGCCGAGAACGATCCCTACACTGGTGAGAGCACCTCCCGGTACCTTGCTGCAACAGCAAACTGTCAGGTTAATGATCCATCGATTAAATCACTTGCAGCAAACCTGACAGCAGGATTAACCGGTGCATGGGATAAGGCAACAGCCATCTTTAACTGGGTGCGTGACAGGATAAGCTACAGCTTCTACTACAACACAAGGTACGGTGCCACGGGTACACTCAAATACAGGACAGGTAACTGTGTGGATCACTCGCACCTCCTGGTTGCCCTCTTCAGGGCTGCGGGTCTTGCTGCAAGGTACGTGCATGGAACATGTACCTTCACATCAGGTAACACCTATGGCCATGTGTGGGTACAGGTGCTTGTGGGTGACACATGGTACGCTGCAGATGCCACGAGCTCAAAAAACAGCCTCGGTGCTGTGAACAGCTGGAACACTGCAACAGCAAATATCAAGGGAATATACGCCAGCCTTCCCTTTTAA
- a CDS encoding pyridoxamine 5'-phosphate oxidase family protein, which translates to MMTPEMMDAIEKNLVFVATADEEGTPNVVPIGFARPLDERTILIADNYMKKTIRNLHENPKIALITQNARECPYQFKGTVEIFKSGKYFDMVVEWAQNVMTELEPKSAILMTVEEIYSVKPGPEAGEKVA; encoded by the coding sequence ATGATGACACCCGAGATGATGGATGCAATTGAAAAGAATCTGGTTTTTGTTGCAACCGCAGATGAGGAAGGAACGCCCAATGTTGTTCCAATAGGCTTCGCAAGGCCCCTGGATGAGAGGACAATCCTCATCGCAGATAACTACATGAAAAAAACCATAAGGAACCTCCACGAGAACCCAAAAATAGCCCTGATAACACAGAACGCAAGGGAATGCCCCTACCAGTTCAAGGGAACAGTTGAAATATTTAAATCCGGAAAATACTTTGACATGGTTGTTGAGTGGGCACAGAACGTCATGACAGAACTTGAACCAAAATCAGCCATACTCATGACCGTGGAGGAGATATATTCAGTGAAACCGGGACCTGAGGCCGGTGAAAAGGTGGCCTGA
- the asnB gene encoding asparagine synthase (glutamine-hydrolyzing) — protein sequence MCAIAGFRGEDAPVKVQKMLDALRHRGPDATGIYHDSRIMVRTATGEYIRDAPPSDEIALGHNLLSIVGGPQPVRGEGVLVFNGEIYNQEELNWTGSDSELILNLIEGHGGDLEDALRATVNRIDGDYVFAYTDGENLAVVRDPVGVKPLYHSGEAFASERKALWRIGLRDLETLPPGHAIINGVRVKLRGIPTMKPSDAEPGELRENLKSALRESVERRVRGLDEAALVFSGGVDSTLLAVLLDEHIDVRLYTVGLTGSSDPHFASRASADLGMELEVLEVTEDTIREALPPVLGAIEEYNLMKIGVAMPLYLASEAASAEGYRVMFSGQGADELFAGYHRYRRLLAEGKLEEALRHDLENIHHVNLERDDAVTMANSVELRVPFLDLQVIGVAMSIPAHLKIYGPEDELRKRILREAALEMGVPDYIAMRPKKAAQYGSGIDKVLRRKVIPGFDHEAFMRRLMEPYE from the coding sequence ATGTGCGCCATAGCAGGGTTCAGGGGTGAGGACGCCCCGGTGAAGGTGCAGAAGATGTTAGATGCCCTCAGACACCGGGGCCCCGACGCCACAGGGATCTACCACGACAGCAGGATAATGGTAAGGACAGCGACGGGGGAGTACATAAGGGATGCGCCGCCATCAGATGAGATTGCATTGGGCCATAACCTCCTCTCAATCGTGGGGGGCCCCCAGCCAGTAAGAGGAGAGGGCGTCCTGGTATTCAACGGCGAGATATACAACCAGGAGGAACTGAACTGGACTGGCAGCGACTCTGAACTCATCCTGAACCTCATAGAGGGCCACGGCGGGGACCTGGAGGATGCACTGCGCGCCACCGTTAACAGGATAGACGGGGACTATGTCTTCGCCTATACAGACGGAGAGAACCTTGCAGTCGTCAGGGACCCTGTCGGTGTCAAACCCCTCTACCATTCAGGGGAGGCCTTCGCATCCGAGAGGAAGGCCCTCTGGAGGATAGGTCTGAGGGATCTGGAGACCCTGCCACCGGGACATGCAATAATAAACGGCGTTAGGGTGAAACTGAGGGGAATCCCCACGATGAAACCCTCCGACGCAGAACCAGGGGAGCTGAGGGAGAATCTCAAATCAGCCCTGAGGGAATCAGTGGAGAGGAGAGTTAGAGGTCTGGATGAGGCTGCCCTGGTATTCTCGGGCGGCGTTGACAGCACACTGCTGGCGGTACTCCTTGATGAACACATTGATGTCAGGCTCTACACCGTGGGGCTCACTGGTTCCAGCGACCCTCACTTCGCATCCAGGGCTTCAGCTGACCTTGGAATGGAACTTGAGGTCCTGGAGGTTACAGAGGATACCATCAGGGAGGCCCTCCCCCCTGTGCTGGGGGCGATAGAGGAGTACAATCTGATGAAGATCGGCGTTGCAATGCCCCTCTACCTGGCATCAGAAGCTGCATCTGCAGAAGGATACAGGGTCATGTTCTCTGGGCAGGGCGCAGACGAACTCTTCGCAGGATACCACAGGTACAGGCGCCTCCTGGCTGAGGGAAAACTCGAGGAAGCCCTCCGGCACGACCTTGAAAACATCCACCATGTTAACCTTGAAAGGGATGACGCGGTTACAATGGCAAACTCGGTGGAGCTGCGGGTCCCCTTCCTCGACCTCCAGGTGATAGGGGTGGCAATGAGCATACCGGCACACCTCAAGATATATGGCCCGGAGGATGAACTCAGAAAACGCATACTCAGGGAGGCGGCCCTTGAGATGGGGGTCCCTGACTACATTGCCATGAGGCCCAAGAAGGCGGCACAGTACGGTTCAGGTATCGATAAGGTCCTGCGGAGGAAGGTCATCCCTGGTTTTGATCATGAGGCCTTCATGAGGAGGCTCATGGAACCATATGAATAA
- the gatC gene encoding Asp-tRNA(Asn) amidotransferase subunit GatC: protein MKIEKEAEKILEEFSRALEEVPELEETYYIVDNLNRTREDEEEKTEPGKILRNAPVDDDGNIVVERGEWTQ from the coding sequence ATGAAGATAGAGAAAGAGGCTGAGAAGATCCTTGAGGAATTCTCAAGGGCCCTTGAGGAGGTCCCTGAACTCGAGGAAACATACTACATAGTGGATAATCTTAACAGGACCAGGGAGGATGAGGAAGAAAAAACAGAACCCGGGAAGATCCTCAGAAACGCCCCGGTCGATGATGACGGTAACATAGTCGTTGAGAGGGGTGAATGGACCCAGTAG